In Papaver somniferum cultivar HN1 unplaced genomic scaffold, ASM357369v1 unplaced-scaffold_114, whole genome shotgun sequence, a genomic segment contains:
- the LOC113328889 gene encoding uncharacterized protein LOC113328889 translates to MSNTSDITAIHIHQLANLIHLKLRDDNFITWKSLLMPVIRKFQILSFLDGSHVYPSQFTGRGTNQLENPLYVAWCDKDQTIILWIQSTVAEAVIPYFAGATSSHELWRNIESRFARTSTTHTIQLRTHLQGIKQGSKSVSVYLDEIKKISNELAATGSKISYDELFVVILGG, encoded by the coding sequence ATGTCAAATACTTCTGATATCACAGCAATTCATATTCATCAATTAGCTAATTTGATACACCTCAAGCTCAGAGATGACAACTTCATCACCTGGAAATCTCTGTTGATGCCGGTAATTCGTAAGTTTCAAATTCTTTCTTTTCTTGATGGATCTCATGTTTATCCATCTCAATTCACTGGTCGTGGTACAAATCAACTTGAAAATCCTCTGTATGTTGCTTGGTGTGATAAAGATCAAACTATAATTTTGTGGATTCAATCAACAGTTGCGGAAGCTGTGATTCCATACTTTGCTGGTGCTACCTCTTCACATGAACTCTGGCGTAATATTGAGTCCAGATTTGCAAGAACCTCAACAACTCATACAATTCAGTTACGAACTCATCTTCAAGGTATTAAACAAGGATCAAAATCTGTTTCTGTATACTTGGACGAAATCAAGAAAATCTCCAATGAGTTAGCTGCTACTGGGTCTAAAAtttcatatgatgaactttttGTTGTCATCTTAGGAGGTTGA
- the LOC113328890 gene encoding putative disease resistance protein RGA1 codes for MAEGFLQSNEVYNRSFEDIRNDYFEFLVWNSFFQDIQKDELGVILRCKMHDLVHDLAMSVVDRNEFGIGKEEFSQVRRLQLVCDKGSSITTTEVLLSKAKNLRTIVALDPKNHSQVNNLLSAKHLRVLHPLGGWHAKFSFSNLKSKYLRLLDLSNCEFDLAHDVSLSHSHNLQTLILRSCSNVSREFEALTENIGMLKQLGYLDVSGSAITRIPDSITCISNLMTLSFRICGSLDALPTELGALTRLSCLDLSYTDIKVLPESCISNLCNLEIVNFGNHHCKLPNEIKNWPKLKQFSQFRYGDTMPKGVEKLTCLEILEWYMVREEADIQARRSGHSGIEELAVLDSLQVLRVRNLENVRGGIEDAKRAKLKDKQNLRELYLYWICDGFDEDDHMVLEGLQPHPNLRMLEIHGFSGLNLPKWMCRSSSNCLLPNMVSLNLWNCRSCVKLPPLGMLPCLRDLWIWRMYSVKHLGTEFYYQPEERQEEDNSIQNSTTTAISSVFPSLVKLSISNMENLEEWVAHPSSHSFVDSFPLLEKLNMKDCPNLRIAPNSFPSLKELKLWQTNGKAVNSIFGGGGCLTSLTSIDISESPELIYFSLGALFQENTPNLRSLKISNCTEFEGFRENDDPNNNDSSLHKLELWWCPVLTALPDLRLWTSLRV; via the exons ATGGCAGAGGGATTCCTTCAGTCCAATGAGGTTTATAACAGATCCTTTGAAGATATACGAAATGATTATTTTGAGTTTTTGGTGTGGAACTCCTTCTTTCAGGATATACAGAAGGATGAACTTGGTGTCATCCTTCGATGTAAGATGCACGATCTTGTGCATGATCTTGCAATGAGTGTTGTAGACCGCAATGAATTTGGGATTGGGAAAGAAGAGTTTTCACAAGTTCGTCGTTTACAACTGGTATGTGACAAAGGATCATCAATAACAACTACCGAAGTGCTCCTCAGTAAGGCAAAGAATTTGCGAACAATTGTTGCTCTTGATCCGAAGAATCATTCACAAGTCAATAATTTATTGTCTGCTAAGCATTTACGCGTATTACATCCGCTCGGTGGTTGGCATGCAAAATTTTCCTTTTCGAATCTTAAGTCTAAGTATTTAAGGCTCCTGGACCTCTCAAATTGTGAGTTTGATTTAGCACATGATGTGTCATTAAGTCATTCTCACAACTTGCAGACGTTGATATTGCGAAGTTGCTCAAATGTTTCCAG GGAATTCGAAGCCTTAACGGAAAATATTGGGATGTTAAAACAACTAGGTTACCTTGACGTTTCAGGTTCAGCAATTACAAGAATACCTGATTCTATCACTTGCATTAGCAATTTAATGACGTTGTCATTTAGGATTTGTGGTAGCTTAGATGCCTTGCCTACAGAACTAGGAGCTTTGACACGATTAAGCTGCCTTGATTTGTCATATACTGATATCAAAGTATTGCCTGAATCTTGCATTAGCAACCTTTGTAACTTGGAGATAGTGAATTTTGGAAATCACCACTGTAAGCTTCCCAATGAAATCAAGAACTGGCCGAAACTAAAACAGTTTAGTCAGTTTAGATATGGTGATACAATGCCCAAAGGTGTGGAAAAGCTAACTTGCCTTGAAATATTGGAGTGGTACATGGTAAGGGAAGAAGCAGATATTCAGGCACGCAGAAGTGGTCATAGTGGAATTGAAGAGTTGGCAGTCCTCGACTCCCTTCAGGTGTTACGCGTAAGAAATCTAGAAAATGTGAGAGGAGGAATAGAAGATGCAAAGAGAGCAAAGTTAAAGGATAAGCAAAACTTAAGAGAACTATATCTATACTGGATTTGTGATGGATTCGATGAAGATGATCACATGGTGTTGGAGGGTCTTCAGCCTCACCCCAATTTGAGAATGCTGGAAATACATGGATTCTCTGGTTTAAATCTTCCGAAGTGGATGTGTCGTTCATCGTCTAATTGCCTGCTTCCGAATATGGTTTCATTAAATTTATGGAACTGCAGAAGCTGCGTGAAGCTTCCACCTCTAGGTATGCTCCCATGTCTTAGAGATCTTTGGATTTGGAGAATGTATTCAGTCAAGCATCTGGGTACAGAATTTTACTACCAGCCAGAAGAACGACAAGAAGAAGATAATAGTATCCAGAACTCTACTACAACTGCAATATCATCAGTATTCCCTTCGTTAGTTAAGTTGTCAATTTCTAATATGGAAAATCTTGAGGAATGGGTAGCTCATCCTTCATCTCATTCTTTTGTTGATTCCTTCCCTCTACTTGAGAAGCTAAATATGAAGGATTGTCCGAATTTGAGAATTGCACCAAACTCATTTCCTTCTCTTAAGGAGTTGAAATTATGGCAAACCAACGGCAAGGCAGTAAACTCAATCTTTGGAGGAGGGGGGTGTCTGACCTCCCTGACATCCATCGATATATCAGAATCTCCAGAGTTAATATACTTCTCACTGGGCGCACTATTCCAAGAAAATACTCCCAATCTTCGTTCTCTAAAGATTAGTAATTGCACCGAGTTTGAAGGTTTTCGTGAAAATGATGATCCAAACAACAACGATAGTTCTCTCCACAAATTGGAACTATGGTGGTGTCCTGTTTTAACAGCTCTACCGGATTTACGGTTATGGACTTCTCTTCGGGTGTGA